In Pseudonocardia cypriaca, a single genomic region encodes these proteins:
- the ptsP gene encoding phosphoenolpyruvate--protein phosphotransferase: MSSLVGLVVVSHSRALGEAAVALAREMAPGELAIEVAAGLDETTFGTDAVAIATAIGAADSGCGVVVLMDLGSAVLSAELALDLLDDPDARDRVLLCPAPLVEGLVVAAVTAAGGADRDEIAAEASAALGGKQAQLGGPPEARPAEVAEAGPTSEFTVANAHGLHARPAARLAALVRGLDGAEVRVRNATTGSDWIPAASLAGLTALGALSGHRVEISASGPGAGAAVDAVLALASRHFDESSAPAPPAPSSSTGGGPLPASPGIGIGPKRAAEPPAPVVPDEPAADPAVERERLDAALPAVAAEITAARDVAARELGKEEAAIFDAHLLLLDDPALLADAHAGIDGGASAPRAWSDAAERVAAAWEAVPDPYLAARAADVRAVSVQVLRALVGGPALVPVDDGGPAAVLVARDLTPAQAAALDPERVAGVVLAGGSPTAHSAILLRARGVPALVAAGPAVLDVPDGTPIVVDGAAGELVVDPAPDVLAAFRERAAAQAERESQARGQAAAPAVTRDGVSVLVGANVGSPADAAQAAASGADLVGLLRTEFLFLGRTEAPDVDEQEAAYREVAAALGGRRITLRTLDVGGDKPLPYLPLPAEANPFLGLRGIRLADGFPGLLADQLLAAVRVAHETPVSLMFPMVAALDELVAARRALDAAIAAEGRGTPPGLQVGIMVEVPATALKAAAFVPHVDFFSIGTNDLTQYALAAERGNPALAALADPLDPGVLRLVDAVCRAAGERVLVAVCGESAADPVAAQLLVGLGVRELSTAPPAVPATKQTVRELDVSQAAHRASEALTADGPAAVRHPR, encoded by the coding sequence GTGAGTTCCCTCGTGGGGCTCGTCGTCGTGTCCCACAGCCGCGCCCTCGGCGAAGCAGCCGTGGCGTTGGCCAGGGAGATGGCGCCGGGGGAGCTCGCGATCGAGGTGGCCGCTGGGCTCGACGAGACCACGTTCGGCACCGACGCCGTCGCCATCGCCACCGCGATCGGGGCGGCCGACTCCGGCTGCGGCGTCGTCGTGCTGATGGACCTCGGCAGCGCCGTGCTCTCCGCGGAGCTGGCCCTCGACCTGCTCGACGACCCCGACGCGCGCGACCGCGTCCTGCTGTGCCCGGCGCCGCTGGTGGAGGGGCTCGTCGTCGCGGCGGTGACGGCGGCGGGCGGGGCCGACCGGGACGAGATCGCCGCCGAGGCCTCGGCCGCGCTCGGCGGTAAGCAGGCGCAGCTGGGCGGGCCCCCGGAGGCACGTCCCGCCGAGGTCGCGGAAGCCGGGCCCACCTCCGAGTTCACCGTCGCCAACGCCCACGGGCTGCACGCGCGCCCCGCCGCCCGGCTCGCCGCCCTCGTCCGGGGCCTGGACGGGGCGGAGGTCCGCGTCCGCAACGCGACCACGGGCTCTGACTGGATCCCCGCCGCGAGCCTGGCCGGGCTGACCGCACTGGGCGCGCTCTCCGGGCACCGGGTCGAGATCAGCGCGAGCGGGCCGGGCGCGGGCGCCGCCGTGGACGCCGTGCTCGCGCTGGCCTCCCGGCACTTCGACGAGTCCTCGGCCCCGGCACCGCCCGCCCCGTCGTCCTCGACCGGCGGCGGGCCGCTCCCCGCGTCGCCCGGGATCGGCATCGGGCCGAAACGCGCGGCCGAGCCGCCCGCCCCGGTCGTGCCCGATGAGCCCGCCGCCGACCCGGCCGTCGAACGCGAGCGGCTCGACGCGGCACTGCCCGCGGTCGCCGCGGAGATCACGGCCGCTCGCGACGTCGCCGCGCGTGAGCTCGGGAAGGAGGAGGCCGCGATCTTCGACGCCCACCTCCTGCTGCTCGACGACCCCGCACTGCTCGCCGACGCACACGCCGGGATCGACGGCGGGGCGTCCGCGCCGCGGGCCTGGTCCGACGCGGCGGAACGCGTCGCGGCCGCGTGGGAGGCCGTGCCCGACCCCTACCTCGCGGCGCGCGCCGCCGACGTGCGCGCCGTCTCCGTGCAGGTGCTGCGGGCGCTCGTCGGAGGCCCGGCCCTCGTCCCGGTCGATGACGGTGGCCCCGCGGCCGTCCTCGTGGCCAGGGACCTCACCCCCGCGCAGGCCGCCGCGCTGGACCCGGAACGGGTGGCGGGCGTCGTGCTGGCCGGGGGCAGCCCCACCGCCCACAGCGCGATCCTGCTGCGCGCCCGCGGCGTGCCGGCGCTCGTCGCGGCCGGGCCGGCCGTGCTCGACGTACCGGACGGCACGCCGATCGTCGTCGACGGCGCCGCGGGCGAGCTGGTCGTCGACCCCGCACCCGACGTGCTGGCCGCCTTCCGGGAGCGAGCAGCCGCCCAGGCGGAGCGGGAGTCGCAGGCCCGCGGGCAGGCGGCGGCACCGGCCGTGACGCGCGACGGCGTCTCCGTGCTCGTCGGGGCCAACGTCGGCTCGCCGGCGGACGCGGCGCAGGCCGCGGCGTCCGGGGCCGACCTGGTGGGGCTCCTGCGCACCGAGTTCCTGTTCCTCGGCCGCACCGAGGCGCCGGACGTCGACGAGCAGGAGGCGGCGTACCGCGAGGTCGCCGCGGCGCTCGGGGGCCGCCGGATCACGCTGCGCACGCTCGACGTCGGCGGCGACAAGCCGCTGCCCTACCTGCCGCTCCCGGCCGAGGCCAACCCGTTCCTCGGGCTGCGCGGCATCCGACTGGCCGACGGGTTCCCCGGCCTGCTCGCCGACCAGCTGCTGGCCGCCGTCCGCGTGGCGCACGAGACGCCGGTGAGCCTGATGTTCCCGATGGTCGCCGCGCTCGACGAGCTGGTCGCGGCCCGCCGGGCCCTCGACGCCGCGATCGCCGCCGAGGGAAGGGGGACACCGCCCGGCCTGCAGGTGGGGATCATGGTGGAGGTGCCCGCCACGGCGCTCAAGGCCGCCGCCTTCGTGCCCCACGTCGACTTCTTCAGCATCGGCACCAACGACCTCACCCAGTACGCGCTCGCCGCCGAGCGGGGCAACCCGGCGCTCGCGGCGCTCGCCGACCCCCTCGACCCCGGCGTGCTCCGCCTCGTCGACGCCGTGTGCCGGGCAGCGGGGGAGCGGGTCCTCGTGGCGGTGTGCGGCGAGTCAGCCGCCGACCCCGTGGCCGCGCAGCTCCTCGTCGGCCTCGGAGTGCGCGAGCTGAGCACGGCCCCACCCGCCGTTCCCGCGACCAAGCAGACGGTCCGCGAGCTGGACGTCTCCCAGGCGGCCCACCGCGCCTCGGAGGCCCTCACGGCCGACGGCCCGGCCGCCGTCCGCCACCCCCGCTGA
- a CDS encoding energy-coupling factor ABC transporter ATP-binding protein, translating to MTPPVLEARGLHFGYEPGRPVLTGADLVLHPGRRVAVLGPNGGGKTTLFRLLAGALAPDAGEVLLDGVPVRRSRAGRTALRTAVQLVLQDPDDQLFAATVAQDVSFGPVNLGLDEATVRASVDGALAALDLTHLADRPPHLLSFGQKKRVAIAGAVAMAPRLLVLDEPTAGLDPAGVEALLDTLTALEAGGTTPVLSTHDVDLAHRWAADVAVVVDGRVRTGPADAVLGDPDLLRTARLGPAWAPAVHRLLRAAGFDASPRSAAELHALLDGQALNRAPG from the coding sequence GTGACGCCGCCGGTGCTGGAGGCCCGCGGCCTCCACTTCGGTTACGAGCCCGGGCGACCGGTCCTCACCGGTGCCGACCTCGTGCTGCACCCGGGCCGGCGCGTGGCCGTCCTCGGGCCCAACGGCGGCGGCAAGACCACGCTCTTCCGGCTGCTCGCCGGGGCGCTCGCGCCGGATGCGGGGGAGGTGCTGCTCGACGGCGTCCCGGTGCGCCGCAGTCGCGCGGGCCGGACCGCGCTGCGCACCGCGGTGCAGCTCGTGCTGCAGGACCCCGACGACCAGCTCTTCGCCGCCACGGTGGCGCAGGACGTGTCGTTCGGGCCGGTCAACCTGGGCCTTGACGAGGCGACCGTGCGGGCCAGCGTCGACGGCGCACTCGCCGCGCTCGACCTCACCCACCTCGCCGACCGGCCCCCGCACCTGCTCTCGTTCGGCCAGAAGAAGCGGGTGGCGATCGCGGGTGCGGTCGCGATGGCGCCCCGACTCCTGGTGCTCGACGAGCCGACGGCGGGCCTCGACCCGGCGGGTGTCGAGGCGCTGCTGGACACGCTGACCGCCCTGGAGGCGGGCGGCACGACGCCGGTGCTCTCCACCCACGACGTCGACCTCGCCCACCGGTGGGCCGCCGACGTCGCCGTGGTCGTGGACGGGCGGGTGCGGACCGGACCGGCCGACGCCGTGCTCGGCGACCCGGACCTGCTGCGGACCGCCCGGCTCGGGCCGGCCTGGGCGCCGGCCGTGCACCGGCTGCTGCGCGCCGCCGGGTTCGACGCCAGCCCGCGCAGCGCCGCCGAGCTGCACGCCCTCCTCGACGGTCAGGCGCTGAACCGGGCACCCGGGTAG
- a CDS encoding energy-coupling factor ABC transporter substrate-binding protein — translation MSRFSIVNWILVLGVVLLAAVPLFIGSDSEFAGADGRAVERIDESDYRPWFAPLFNPSAETASGLFALQAAIGGGVLGYVFGAARTRRRDADPPA, via the coding sequence GTGTCGCGCTTCAGCATCGTCAACTGGATCCTCGTGCTGGGCGTGGTGCTGCTCGCGGCCGTCCCGCTCTTCATCGGCAGCGACTCGGAGTTCGCGGGCGCTGACGGCAGGGCGGTGGAGCGCATCGACGAGAGCGACTACCGGCCGTGGTTCGCGCCGCTGTTCAACCCGTCGGCCGAAACGGCATCGGGCCTGTTCGCGCTGCAGGCGGCGATCGGCGGAGGTGTGCTCGGCTACGTGTTCGGGGCGGCTCGCACGCGCCGCCGGGACGCGGACCCGCCCGCCTGA
- a CDS encoding flavin reductase family protein, translating into MGAPAGPVSPAVMREVLGHFVSGIVVVTAATPAGPIGFTCQSFASLSLDPPLVSFAAARSSTTWPRIREADTFCVNVLAADHQELSVGFARSAGNGVDKFDGVPWRPSPSGAPVLDGVSAWIDCTLWNEYDGGDHTIAVGRVLDLGATPARLPLLYYRGRYGVTADPPQT; encoded by the coding sequence ATGGGTGCACCCGCCGGACCCGTCTCGCCCGCCGTCATGCGGGAGGTCCTCGGCCACTTCGTGTCCGGGATCGTCGTGGTCACCGCGGCAACCCCCGCCGGCCCCATCGGCTTCACCTGCCAGTCCTTCGCCTCGCTGTCGCTGGACCCGCCGCTGGTCAGCTTCGCCGCCGCCCGCTCGTCCACCACCTGGCCGCGGATCCGCGAGGCCGACACCTTCTGCGTCAACGTGCTGGCCGCCGACCACCAGGAGCTCTCCGTCGGCTTCGCCCGCTCAGCAGGCAACGGCGTCGACAAGTTCGACGGGGTGCCATGGCGCCCGAGCCCGTCCGGCGCGCCCGTCCTCGACGGCGTCAGCGCCTGGATCGACTGCACGCTCTGGAACGAGTACGACGGCGGCGACCACACGATCGCCGTCGGCCGCGTCCTGGACCTGGGCGCCACCCCCGCCCGCCTCCCCCTGCTGTACTACCGCGGCCGCTACGGCGTCACAGCCGATCCCCCGCAGACCTGA
- a CDS encoding sigma-70 family RNA polymerase sigma factor, with translation MTAPTINGPKTARPAIPGQRTDSDPLETTFGDRPEEITPEISAEDLDAQSPAADLVRVYLNGIGKTALLTAAQEVELAKRIEAGVFAQHVLDEAAPGELDKQYAADLRAIVRDGRRARNHLLEANLRLVVSLAKRYTGRGMPLLDLIQEGNLGLIRAVEKFDYTKGFKFSTYATWWIRQAITRGMADQARTIRLPVHLVEQVNKLARIKRDLHQKLGRDATHEELAAESGIDEDKISDLLDHARDPVSLDMPVGAEEEAPLGDFIEDGEAADAETTVISHLLHDDLRRVLATLEEREQQVIRMRYGLDDGQPRTLDQIGRRFGLSRERVRQIEREVMAKLRIGERADRLRAYAS, from the coding sequence ATGACAGCGCCCACCATCAACGGGCCGAAGACTGCCCGGCCCGCCATCCCGGGCCAGCGTACCGACTCCGACCCGTTGGAGACCACCTTCGGCGACCGTCCCGAGGAGATCACCCCCGAGATCTCCGCCGAGGACCTCGACGCCCAGAGCCCCGCGGCCGACCTGGTCCGCGTCTACCTCAACGGCATCGGCAAGACTGCGCTGCTCACGGCCGCGCAGGAGGTCGAGCTGGCCAAGCGCATCGAGGCGGGCGTCTTCGCCCAGCACGTGCTCGACGAGGCCGCGCCCGGCGAGCTCGACAAGCAGTACGCGGCCGACCTGCGCGCGATCGTCCGCGACGGCCGGCGGGCCCGCAACCACCTGCTCGAGGCCAACCTGCGCCTCGTCGTGTCGCTGGCCAAGCGCTACACCGGCCGCGGCATGCCGCTGCTGGACCTGATCCAGGAGGGCAACCTCGGCCTGATCAGGGCCGTCGAGAAGTTCGACTACACCAAGGGCTTCAAGTTCTCCACCTACGCCACCTGGTGGATCCGCCAGGCGATCACGCGCGGCATGGCCGACCAGGCCCGCACGATCCGCCTGCCCGTCCACCTCGTGGAGCAGGTCAACAAGCTGGCGCGCATCAAGCGCGACCTGCACCAGAAGCTCGGCCGCGACGCCACCCACGAGGAGCTCGCCGCCGAGTCGGGCATCGACGAGGACAAGATCTCCGACCTGCTCGACCACGCCCGCGACCCGGTGAGCCTCGACATGCCGGTCGGTGCCGAGGAGGAGGCGCCGCTCGGCGACTTCATCGAGGACGGCGAGGCCGCCGACGCCGAGACCACGGTGATCTCGCACCTGCTGCACGACGACCTGCGTCGCGTGCTCGCCACCCTCGAGGAGCGCGAGCAGCAGGTCATCCGGATGCGCTACGGCCTCGACGACGGCCAGCCGCGCACCCTCGACCAGATCGGCCGCCGGTTCGGGCTCTCCCGGGAGCGCGTGCGGCAGATCGAGCGCGAGGTCATGGCCAAACTGCGGATCGGCGAGCGCGCCGACCGGCTGCGGGCCTACGCCAGCTGA
- a CDS encoding DUF7059 domain-containing protein, producing the protein MVPHLSPAAADALRTALLRSRYTTDGVRELLGPSAHAALGRGELEPAFRASRDGGELGVLVRLLLLGSTEPDAAVAAALAPLAPADAAAAGLLAPSGQGWTAALDLRPYGDEDGDWWVLSDLDARRQERDHVTGVGAASLTLAAATVRRPVGSLLDLGTGCGVQALHAGRHAAAVSATDVAPRALAMARATFALNDLDVELLDGPWLEPVRGRRFDQIVSNPPFVPGPARVDYVYRDSGQDGDAALAALLRALPDYLEPGGVAQLLGSWLHVRGEDWPDRVRSWLPAGVDAWIVQREVSDPALHVGTWQRDAGLDLASPEARRQAGAWLDWMERERVEAVGFGFLTVRRTDGEPTVVFEDLLGDVADPLGPETAGWLDRVDWLRAHARDDALLAAPLTVAPSVVLETYAEPGAEGWTEVGAAVARLDGPRWRHEVDGPAAALLAGCQGALALGELVDLLAFAHDRPADELVAATLPAVREFVRHGVLVPA; encoded by the coding sequence GTGGTTCCCCATCTCTCCCCGGCCGCCGCCGACGCGCTGCGCACCGCGCTGCTGCGCTCCCGCTACACCACCGACGGCGTGCGCGAGCTGCTCGGCCCGTCCGCGCACGCCGCGCTCGGGCGCGGCGAGCTCGAGCCCGCCTTCCGCGCCAGCCGCGACGGCGGTGAGCTCGGTGTACTGGTGCGCCTGCTGCTGCTCGGTTCGACGGAGCCGGACGCCGCCGTCGCGGCCGCGCTCGCACCGCTGGCGCCCGCCGACGCGGCCGCCGCGGGCCTGCTCGCGCCGTCGGGGCAGGGCTGGACGGCCGCGCTCGACCTGCGGCCGTACGGGGACGAGGACGGCGACTGGTGGGTGCTGTCCGACCTCGACGCCCGCCGCCAGGAACGCGACCACGTCACCGGGGTGGGTGCCGCGTCGCTCACGCTCGCCGCGGCCACGGTCCGGCGACCGGTCGGGTCGCTGCTCGACCTGGGTACCGGCTGCGGCGTGCAGGCCCTGCACGCGGGGCGGCACGCGGCGGCGGTGTCGGCCACGGACGTCGCGCCGCGGGCCCTCGCCATGGCGAGGGCGACGTTCGCGCTGAACGACCTCGACGTCGAGCTCCTCGACGGGCCATGGCTGGAGCCGGTGCGGGGGCGCCGGTTCGACCAGATCGTGTCCAACCCGCCGTTCGTGCCGGGACCGGCGCGCGTCGACTACGTCTACCGCGACTCCGGCCAGGACGGCGACGCCGCCCTCGCGGCGTTGCTGCGGGCCCTGCCCGACTACCTGGAACCGGGTGGCGTCGCGCAGCTGCTCGGCTCGTGGCTGCACGTGCGGGGCGAGGACTGGCCCGACCGCGTGCGGTCCTGGCTCCCGGCGGGCGTCGACGCGTGGATCGTGCAGCGGGAGGTCTCGGACCCCGCTCTGCACGTCGGGACGTGGCAGCGCGACGCCGGCCTCGACCTCGCCTCGCCGGAGGCGCGCCGGCAGGCCGGCGCCTGGCTGGACTGGATGGAGCGCGAGCGCGTCGAGGCCGTCGGGTTCGGGTTCCTCACCGTCCGGCGGACCGACGGGGAGCCGACCGTCGTGTTCGAGGACCTGCTCGGGGACGTCGCCGACCCGCTGGGCCCGGAGACCGCCGGCTGGCTGGACCGCGTCGACTGGCTGCGCGCCCACGCCCGCGACGACGCCCTGCTCGCCGCGCCGCTGACCGTCGCGCCGTCGGTGGTGCTCGAGACCTACGCCGAGCCGGGTGCAGAGGGGTGGACCGAGGTCGGCGCGGCCGTCGCCCGGCTGGACGGGCCGCGCTGGCGCCACGAGGTCGACGGCCCGGCCGCCGCCCTGCTGGCCGGCTGCCAGGGGGCGCTCGCGCTCGGCGAGCTCGTGGACCTGCTGGCCTTCGCGCACGACCGGCCGGCCGACGAGCTGGTGGCCGCGACCCTGCCCGCCGTGCGGGAGTTCGTCCGGCACGGCGTGCTGGTGCCGGCGTGA
- a CDS encoding DUF3099 domain-containing protein — protein MADPLRPTEPVLITDAARSYEEELAVRKRRYKIMMGMRIPFMVVAAACYQIPWLAVTLLVLSIPLPWVAVLVANDRLPKKVEKTNRYQPDRRQIEQREHPVIDG, from the coding sequence GTGGCAGATCCACTTCGCCCAACCGAACCGGTGCTCATCACCGACGCGGCTCGCTCCTACGAGGAAGAGCTCGCGGTCCGGAAGCGCCGCTACAAGATCATGATGGGGATGCGGATCCCGTTCATGGTCGTCGCTGCCGCCTGCTACCAGATCCCGTGGCTCGCGGTCACCCTGCTCGTGCTGTCGATCCCGCTGCCGTGGGTGGCCGTGCTCGTCGCCAACGACCGGCTGCCGAAGAAGGTCGAGAAGACCAACCGCTACCAGCCCGACCGCCGCCAGATCGAGCAGCGCGAACACCCGGTGATCGACGGCTGA
- a CDS encoding ArsR/SmtB family transcription factor — MHRVPETRRDARVIDPDQVCDAAAVLADAAQLQHSAAVLDALGDVNRLSILLALHHAGDLCVSDLAFAVGMSDSAVSHALRLLRAHGMVSANRQGRLVRYRVTGELTTRLLDVVSEGVVGDVVLHAHGDDHR, encoded by the coding sequence GTGCATCGGGTGCCCGAGACCCGCCGGGACGCGCGGGTCATCGACCCCGACCAGGTGTGCGACGCAGCGGCCGTACTGGCCGACGCCGCACAGCTGCAGCACTCGGCCGCCGTGCTGGACGCGCTCGGCGACGTCAACCGGCTCAGCATCCTGCTCGCGCTGCACCACGCCGGTGACCTGTGCGTCTCGGACCTCGCGTTCGCCGTCGGGATGAGCGACAGCGCCGTGTCGCACGCGCTGCGGCTGCTGCGCGCGCACGGGATGGTGAGCGCCAACCGGCAGGGCAGGCTCGTGCGCTACCGGGTCACCGGCGAGCTCACCACCCGGCTGCTGGACGTCGTGTCCGAGGGCGTGGTCGGGGACGTCGTGCTGCACGCCCATGGCGACGATCACCGCTGA
- a CDS encoding ArsR/SmtB family transcription factor: MTGEADLARIGALLADRTRVAMLLALLSGRAMSASALADAAGASASLASAHLRKLVDGGLLVVEPVGRQRLYRLANAVADAMEALLLLAPPDRVTSLRASVRGQNLRRARLCYDHLAGTAGVVLTEALAQRDVLVENGRGYAVTATAPAVLARIGVRLEQLDRLRRPLARRCMDWSERRHHLAGSLGAAVMSRLIALGWMRVAEGSRIVHVTAQGRRGLGDWLEVDL, translated from the coding sequence GTGACGGGAGAAGCGGATCTCGCGCGGATCGGGGCGCTCCTGGCCGACCGGACGCGCGTCGCGATGCTGCTGGCGCTGCTCAGCGGGCGTGCCATGTCGGCGTCCGCGCTGGCCGACGCCGCGGGGGCGTCCGCGTCGCTGGCGAGCGCCCATCTGCGGAAGCTCGTCGACGGCGGGCTGCTCGTCGTCGAGCCGGTCGGCAGGCAGCGGCTGTACCGGCTGGCGAACGCCGTGGCCGACGCCATGGAGGCGCTGCTGCTGCTCGCGCCGCCGGACCGCGTGACGTCGCTGCGGGCCTCGGTCCGCGGGCAGAACCTGCGGCGGGCCCGGTTGTGCTACGACCACCTGGCGGGCACGGCCGGCGTCGTCCTCACCGAGGCGCTGGCCCAGCGGGACGTGCTCGTCGAGAACGGTCGCGGCTACGCGGTGACGGCGACCGCCCCGGCCGTGCTGGCGCGGATCGGTGTGCGGCTCGAGCAGCTCGACCGCCTGCGCCGCCCGCTGGCCCGCCGCTGCATGGACTGGAGCGAGCGGCGCCACCACCTGGCGGGCAGCCTCGGCGCGGCCGTCATGAGCCGGCTGATCGCGCTCGGCTGGATGCGGGTGGCCGAGGGGAGCCGCATCGTGCACGTGACGGCGCAGGGCAGGCGGGGTCTCGGCGACTGGTTGGAGGTCGACCTGTGA
- a CDS encoding energy-coupling factor ABC transporter permease: MHIAEGYLPPLHAVAWTAVAAPFVVHGARAVVRQVREEPETRLLLGAAGAFTFVLSALKLPSVTGSSSHPTGTGLGAILFRPPVMALLGTIVLTFQALLLAHGGITTLGANAFSMAVVGPWVAYGVYALVRRLGGGLAVAVFLAAALADLSTYCTTAVQLALAHPDATSGVPGALAEFLAIFAVTQIPLAVSEGLLTVLVVRLLTRVSPAELARLGFRPARQEA, translated from the coding sequence GTGCACATCGCCGAGGGGTACCTGCCGCCGTTGCACGCCGTGGCCTGGACCGCCGTGGCCGCCCCGTTCGTGGTGCACGGAGCGCGCGCCGTCGTCCGTCAGGTCCGCGAGGAGCCCGAGACCCGGCTGCTGCTCGGCGCGGCCGGCGCGTTCACGTTCGTGCTCTCGGCGCTGAAGCTCCCGTCCGTCACCGGTTCCAGCTCCCACCCGACGGGCACCGGCCTCGGCGCGATCCTGTTCCGGCCACCCGTGATGGCGCTGCTCGGCACGATCGTGCTGACCTTCCAGGCGTTGCTGCTCGCCCACGGCGGGATCACCACGCTCGGGGCCAACGCCTTCTCCATGGCAGTGGTGGGGCCGTGGGTCGCCTACGGGGTGTACGCGCTGGTCCGGCGGCTCGGGGGTGGGCTCGCGGTTGCGGTGTTCCTCGCCGCCGCGCTCGCCGACCTCTCGACCTACTGCACCACCGCGGTCCAGCTCGCACTCGCCCACCCGGACGCCACGTCCGGTGTGCCGGGCGCGCTCGCCGAGTTCCTCGCGATCTTCGCCGTGACCCAGATCCCCCTCGCCGTGAGCGAGGGCCTGCTGACGGTGCTGGTCGTGCGCCTGCTCACCCGCGTCAGCCCGGCCGAGCTGGCCCGGCTCGGCTTCCGCCCGGCCCGGCAGGAGGCCTGA
- a CDS encoding HhH-GPD-type base excision DNA repair protein has protein sequence MALCLAQDADADALLDRDPLALLIGMLLDQQFPMERAFAGPGLIAQRLGVTELDARELAAYDPEALVQVFRGPPAVHRYPGSMAGRVQALAAAIVEQYDGDASRIWSDVDDGRELFRRLAALPGFGKQKAQIFTALLGKQRGITPAGWREAAGGYGEEGVHRSVADVVDAASLAQVREYKQAKKAAAKAGG, from the coding sequence GTGGCCCTCTGTCTCGCCCAGGACGCCGACGCCGACGCGTTGCTCGACCGCGACCCGCTGGCCCTGCTGATCGGCATGCTGCTGGACCAGCAGTTCCCGATGGAGCGGGCGTTCGCCGGTCCCGGCCTGATCGCGCAGCGCCTCGGTGTCACCGAGCTCGACGCGCGCGAACTCGCCGCGTACGACCCGGAGGCGCTCGTGCAGGTCTTCCGCGGCCCGCCGGCGGTGCACCGCTACCCGGGCTCGATGGCAGGGCGGGTGCAGGCGCTCGCAGCCGCGATCGTCGAGCAGTACGACGGCGACGCGTCCCGGATCTGGAGCGACGTCGACGACGGGCGGGAGCTGTTCCGCCGGCTCGCCGCGCTGCCCGGCTTCGGCAAGCAGAAGGCGCAGATCTTCACGGCGCTGCTGGGCAAGCAGCGCGGGATCACCCCGGCGGGGTGGCGGGAGGCCGCCGGCGGCTACGGCGAGGAGGGCGTGCACCGCTCGGTCGCCGACGTCGTCGACGCCGCGTCGCTCGCCCAGGTCCGGGAGTACAAGCAGGCGAAGAAGGCGGCTGCGAAGGCGGGAGGCTAG
- the cbiQ gene encoding cobalt ECF transporter T component CbiQ codes for MPALDAVACTGPWRHRHPGEKAVLAFGLLCCAVAVPPWPGALVVGGTALALLLGPAGLGARRLLRAARGPLLFVVVGALPLLFSVGGPTLVRLDPGGVGAALALAGRATAALLCLLLFAATTPLADTLPRLARLGVPAAVVDVAGLVYRLLFLLLDRMAAVRAAQAGRLGFRSFRTTFRSVAGQAGAVFVSAFDRARRMEQGLALRGDPGSLRVQLPPQRLSRRFLAGTAVLLAAVVTLSLVPV; via the coding sequence ATGCCCGCACTCGACGCGGTGGCCTGCACGGGGCCGTGGCGGCACCGCCACCCGGGGGAGAAGGCCGTGCTGGCGTTCGGCCTGCTCTGCTGTGCCGTCGCGGTGCCGCCGTGGCCGGGCGCCCTCGTGGTCGGCGGGACGGCGCTCGCGCTGCTGCTCGGCCCGGCGGGGCTCGGGGCGCGCCGGTTGCTGCGGGCCGCCCGGGGGCCACTGCTGTTCGTCGTGGTGGGCGCGTTGCCACTGCTGTTCTCGGTGGGTGGCCCGACGCTCGTGCGGCTGGACCCGGGCGGGGTGGGCGCCGCGCTCGCCCTGGCCGGGCGCGCGACGGCAGCGCTGTTGTGCCTGCTGCTGTTCGCGGCGACGACGCCGCTCGCCGACACCCTGCCCCGGCTGGCGCGGCTCGGCGTGCCCGCCGCCGTGGTCGACGTCGCCGGGCTGGTCTACCGGCTGCTGTTCCTGCTGCTCGACCGCATGGCCGCGGTGCGCGCCGCTCAGGCGGGCCGGCTCGGGTTCCGCTCCTTCCGCACCACGTTCCGTTCGGTGGCGGGGCAGGCAGGGGCGGTGTTCGTGAGCGCGTTCGACCGGGCACGGCGGATGGAGCAGGGCCTCGCCCTGCGTGGCGACCCGGGCTCGCTTCGGGTGCAGCTGCCGCCGCAGCGGCTCTCCCGGCGGTTCCTGGCGGGAACCGCGGTGCTGCTCGCGGCGGTAGTCACCCTGTCGCTGGTGCCGGTGTGA
- the dtd gene encoding D-aminoacyl-tRNA deacylase has translation MRAVAARVTHAAVRVDGEVVGEIEGPGLLVLLGVHRDDTEAAVPVMARKLHELRILPGEVSCAEAGAPLLVVSQFTLYGETRKGRRPSWSAAAPPEQAEPLVEAVVTALRERGAPVATGVFGAMMAVESVNDGPFTVLVEV, from the coding sequence ATGAGAGCGGTGGCCGCCCGAGTGACGCACGCAGCGGTTCGCGTGGACGGCGAGGTGGTCGGCGAGATCGAGGGGCCCGGCCTGCTCGTGCTGCTCGGCGTGCACCGCGACGACACCGAGGCCGCCGTGCCCGTGATGGCCCGCAAGCTGCACGAGCTGCGGATCCTCCCCGGCGAGGTGTCCTGTGCGGAGGCGGGCGCCCCACTGCTGGTGGTGAGCCAATTCACCCTCTACGGGGAGACCCGCAAGGGCAGGCGCCCGTCCTGGTCGGCAGCCGCCCCACCGGAGCAGGCGGAGCCCCTGGTCGAGGCGGTGGTGACGGCGCTGCGGGAGCGCGGTGCCCCCGTGGCCACGGGGGTGTTCGGCGCGATGATGGCGGTGGAGTCGGTGAACGACGGCCCGTTCACCGTGCTCGTCGAGGTGTAA